CACCCCGCCGTTCCCGCTGGAGGACACCCAGGCCTACGCCATGGCCAGCGACGACATGGTCATCATCGCCTTCCGCGGCACCCAGGCCGAGGAGATCCGCGACTGGCTCTCCGACGCCAACGCCCCCATGGTCCCCCACTCGGGCAACACCGGCATGGCGCACTGGGGGTTCAGCACCGCCCTGGAGGCGGTCTACCCCGACATCCTCGACGCGGTCCGGGAGTTCCGCGCCGACGGGCAGTCGCTGTGGTTCACCGGGCACAGCCTCGGCGGCGCCCTGGCGATGCTGGCCGCCGCCCGGATGCATTTCGTCGACGGCCTGCTGGCCGACGGCGTCTACACCTTCGGCCAGCCGCGCACCTGCGACGCGGCGCTCGCCGATGCCTACGACACGGCGTTTCGGGGCCGGATGTTCCGGTTCGTCAACAACAGCGACATCGTCGCCCAGGTCCCGCCCGAACCGATCTACCGCCACGTCGCCGAGATGAAGTACTTCGACGCCGACGGCCGCATGCGCGACAGGGCGCCGTCCCTCATGGGCGGTCTGGCGGACCGGGTCAAGGGCCACACCGCCGACGTGTTCGCCCCCGGCACCGACGGCATCCGCGACCACTACATGGACGCCTACATCGCCCGCCTCGACAC
This sequence is a window from Spinactinospora alkalitolerans. Protein-coding genes within it:
- a CDS encoding lipase family protein, which gives rise to MTTIAFDHTTTDYRLPHARCLAYAAQLAYEDEEQVEQKAREWGFDRVRFFRVPHTPPFPLEDTQAYAMASDDMVIIAFRGTQAEEIRDWLSDANAPMVPHSGNTGMAHWGFSTALEAVYPDILDAVREFRADGQSLWFTGHSLGGALAMLAAARMHFVDGLLADGVYTFGQPRTCDAALADAYDTAFRGRMFRFVNNSDIVAQVPPEPIYRHVAEMKYFDADGRMRDRAPSLMGGLADRVKGHTADVFAPGTDGIRDHYMDAYIARLDTAAG